The following coding sequences lie in one Phalacrocorax aristotelis chromosome 2, bGulAri2.1, whole genome shotgun sequence genomic window:
- the MACC1 gene encoding metastasis-associated in colon cancer protein 1 isoform X2 translates to MEAITSSSATDSLTSGEIPRSRSEGTLIDVDDRTPSASYNVNESKLDLDIDWSDIFKHVHAVSNTNPFWNELSASNPFIHDIAASNRNENNKYLSILKEKPYLFSKVSSNSDSLASSGDELDIDCLLRKTSARRSGRSKSVSDFLDIVDNRRFNPHKITPPKTIASDMTWLQNDREAYKMAWLSHRQLTRSCLDLEAMSHSPGWAQTQATDIHVVCKLSHEGGSVQLPDSDINIHVPVGHVLPGEFQEVGLKAILDPPSSFNNELSSTISPLIELTLSNLNTREAIFLEVKVAAKVKNDPLSQVMSDIVCFYSPSKEGPFKKLENCYTYQDTVQVKLTDLSHVMYAVIAVQANKIQPPATTVWDYVHRMVSVGIYGPKYIHPTFTTVFIVFGHNYIPGKLTICDIKKGGKKMPPVVFQLWGKHTFLLEKPQDLNISLVSCDPDFEVKMEDQSKNIKEEELKTGEMVRQQFLFSMLGCREMHLFVFLVQIKVLKTSQVMQFHVTTPDPAPKLSGIISRPRHFQNRKEIKSAPLLLIPTVKYPKFQNKSLNVNTYGVALKTVLRQNKIDYLLEYFKGDTIALLGEDKVKAIGQTKIKEWYVGILRRKIGLVHCKNVKVISKEQAMDTADSELTTRDLVEQIALPFKKLTYIYSVVLSTVSESVYDWRALAEVLGYSHMSLDDFNEAHADKESERVAHVVKRMKEDCHANKKKRLFLYELIVALLKIDCQGLVARLTQDTIILTSAVKLGKYWRELAEKLARLTKQQIEAYEVPHQGKNGTVALETQ, encoded by the exons GAGGCAATCACTTCCAGCAGTGCAACAGATTCCCTAACCAGTGGAGAGATTCCACGGAGCAGGTCAGAGGGGACTTTGATTGATGTGGATGACCGGACACCTTCAGCCAGCTACA ATGTCAATGAAAGCAAATTGGATTTGGATATTGACTGGTCTGATATATTCAAGCATGTCCATGCTGTTTCCAACACTAATCCTTTCTGGAATGAACTGTCAGCCTCCAACCCTTTCATACATGACATAGCTGCTtcaaatagaaatgaaaataataaatacctttcaatcttaaaagaaaaaccctatTTGTTCTCTAAAGTTTCTAGCAACAGCGATTCTTTGGCTTCCTCAGGTGATGAGCTAGATATAGATTGTCTTCTAAGAAAGACTTCAGCAAGAAGATCTGGACGTTCCAAGAGTGTCTCTGACTTCCTGGATATTGTTGATAACCGAAGATTTAATCCTCACAAGATAACACCTCCAAAGACTATAGCTTCAGATATGACATGGCTTCAAAATGACCGTGAAGCCTACAAGATGGCTTGGCTGAGTCACCGACAACTCACCCGATCTTGCCTAGATTTAGAAGCCATGAGCCATAGTCCTGGATGGGCACAAACACAAGCTACAGACATTCATGTTGTTTGTAAACTGAGTCATGAAGGGGGTTCAGTACAGCTACCTGACTCAGATATTAACATTCATGTCCCAGTGGGTCATGTATTACCTGGGGAATTCCAAGAAGTTGGTTTAAAGGCTATCCTTGACCCTCCATCATCATTTAACAATGAGCTGTCTAGCACCATAAGTCCTCTCATAGAACTTACGCTAAGCAACCTCAACACAAGGGAAGCCATTTTCCTAGAGGTGAAAGTTGCAGCTAAAGTGAAGAATGATCCACTCAGCCAAGTTATGAGTGATATTGTGTGTTTTTACAGCCCCAGTAAAGAAGGACCTTTTAAGAAGCTAGAGAATTGCTACACTTACCAAGATACTGTACAAGTGAAGCTAACGGACCTAAGTCACGTGATGTATGCAGTGATTGCTGtacaagcaaacaaaatccaGCCTCCAGCAACTACTGTCTGGGACTATGTTCATAGAATGGTCTCAGTTGGAATTTATGGTCCCAAATATATTCACCCAACTTTTACCACAGTTTTTATAGTTTTTGGTCATAACTACATTCCAGGAAAACTCACAATTTGTGAtataaaaaaaggggggaaaaaaatgcctccTGTTGTGTTTCAGCTGTGGGGAAAACATACATTTCTGCTTGAAAAGCCACAAGATCTAAACATTTCTTTGGTATCCTGTGACCCAGATTTTGAAGTGAAAATGGAAGaccaaagcaaaaatattaaagaggAGGAGCTGAAAACTGGTGAAATGGTCCGCCAACAATTCCTGTTTTCCATGCTTGGATGTAGGGAgatgcatttgtttgttttccttgttcaGATTAAAGTCTTAAAAACTAGCCAAGTAATGCAGTTCCATGTTACAACTCCTGATCCAGCTCCAAAATTAAGTGGAATTATCAGTAGGCCAAGGCACTTTCAAAACCGCAAAGAAATCAAGTCTGCACCTTTGCTTTTAATACCAACAGTTAAATATCcaaagtttcaaaataaatcatTGAATGTTAATACTTATGGAGTGGCTTTGAAAACTGTGTTACGTCAAAATAAGATTGACTATTtgttagaatattttaaagggGACACAATAGCACTTCTTGGTGAAGATAAAGTAAAAGCCATTGGACAAACTAAAATAAAGGAGTGGTATGTAGGCATTCTCAGAAGAAAGATTGGTCTTGTACATTGCAAAAACGTAAAAGTGATTTCCAAAGAACAAGCTATGGACACTGCTGATAGTGAGCTAACAACCAGGGATCTTGTTGAACAAATTGCATTACCATTCAAAAAACTGACTTACATCTACTCAGTAGTTCTGTCTACAGTATCAGAGAGTGTTTATGACTGGAGAGCTTTGGCTGAGGTGCTAGGATATTCACACATGTCTTTGGATGACTTTAATGAGGCACATGCTGATAAAGAATCAGAGAGAGTTGCGCATGTTGTGAAGAGGATGAAGGAAGACTGCcatgctaacaaaaaaaaaagactgtttctTTATGAGCTCATTGTT GCACTTTTGAAAATAGATTGCCAGGGATTAGTGGCACGTCTTACCCAGGACACCATCATTTTGACTTCAGCTGTCAAGCTTGGCAAATACTGGCGGGAGCTTGCAGAGAAGCTAGCCCGACTCACAAAGCAGCAAATCGAGGCTTATGAAGTACCCCACCAAGGGAAAAATGGTACAGTAGCTCTGGAG acacagtga
- the MACC1 gene encoding metastasis-associated in colon cancer protein 1 isoform X1, which produces MEAITSSSATDSLTSGEIPRSRSEGTLIDVDDRTPSASYNVNESKLDLDIDWSDIFKHVHAVSNTNPFWNELSASNPFIHDIAASNRNENNKYLSILKEKPYLFSKVSSNSDSLASSGDELDIDCLLRKTSARRSGRSKSVSDFLDIVDNRRFNPHKITPPKTIASDMTWLQNDREAYKMAWLSHRQLTRSCLDLEAMSHSPGWAQTQATDIHVVCKLSHEGGSVQLPDSDINIHVPVGHVLPGEFQEVGLKAILDPPSSFNNELSSTISPLIELTLSNLNTREAIFLEVKVAAKVKNDPLSQVMSDIVCFYSPSKEGPFKKLENCYTYQDTVQVKLTDLSHVMYAVIAVQANKIQPPATTVWDYVHRMVSVGIYGPKYIHPTFTTVFIVFGHNYIPGKLTICDIKKGGKKMPPVVFQLWGKHTFLLEKPQDLNISLVSCDPDFEVKMEDQSKNIKEEELKTGEMVRQQFLFSMLGCREMHLFVFLVQIKVLKTSQVMQFHVTTPDPAPKLSGIISRPRHFQNRKEIKSAPLLLIPTVKYPKFQNKSLNVNTYGVALKTVLRQNKIDYLLEYFKGDTIALLGEDKVKAIGQTKIKEWYVGILRRKIGLVHCKNVKVISKEQAMDTADSELTTRDLVEQIALPFKKLTYIYSVVLSTVSESVYDWRALAEVLGYSHMSLDDFNEAHADKESERVAHVVKRMKEDCHANKKKRLFLYELIVALLKIDCQGLVARLTQDTIILTSAVKLGKYWRELAEKLARLTKQQIEAYEVPHQGKNGTVALEMMWKPAYDFLYTWGAHYGDSYRDVLQDLQSALDKMKNPVTKHWRELTGTLILVNCMEVLRASAFSTMEEEE; this is translated from the exons GAGGCAATCACTTCCAGCAGTGCAACAGATTCCCTAACCAGTGGAGAGATTCCACGGAGCAGGTCAGAGGGGACTTTGATTGATGTGGATGACCGGACACCTTCAGCCAGCTACA ATGTCAATGAAAGCAAATTGGATTTGGATATTGACTGGTCTGATATATTCAAGCATGTCCATGCTGTTTCCAACACTAATCCTTTCTGGAATGAACTGTCAGCCTCCAACCCTTTCATACATGACATAGCTGCTtcaaatagaaatgaaaataataaatacctttcaatcttaaaagaaaaaccctatTTGTTCTCTAAAGTTTCTAGCAACAGCGATTCTTTGGCTTCCTCAGGTGATGAGCTAGATATAGATTGTCTTCTAAGAAAGACTTCAGCAAGAAGATCTGGACGTTCCAAGAGTGTCTCTGACTTCCTGGATATTGTTGATAACCGAAGATTTAATCCTCACAAGATAACACCTCCAAAGACTATAGCTTCAGATATGACATGGCTTCAAAATGACCGTGAAGCCTACAAGATGGCTTGGCTGAGTCACCGACAACTCACCCGATCTTGCCTAGATTTAGAAGCCATGAGCCATAGTCCTGGATGGGCACAAACACAAGCTACAGACATTCATGTTGTTTGTAAACTGAGTCATGAAGGGGGTTCAGTACAGCTACCTGACTCAGATATTAACATTCATGTCCCAGTGGGTCATGTATTACCTGGGGAATTCCAAGAAGTTGGTTTAAAGGCTATCCTTGACCCTCCATCATCATTTAACAATGAGCTGTCTAGCACCATAAGTCCTCTCATAGAACTTACGCTAAGCAACCTCAACACAAGGGAAGCCATTTTCCTAGAGGTGAAAGTTGCAGCTAAAGTGAAGAATGATCCACTCAGCCAAGTTATGAGTGATATTGTGTGTTTTTACAGCCCCAGTAAAGAAGGACCTTTTAAGAAGCTAGAGAATTGCTACACTTACCAAGATACTGTACAAGTGAAGCTAACGGACCTAAGTCACGTGATGTATGCAGTGATTGCTGtacaagcaaacaaaatccaGCCTCCAGCAACTACTGTCTGGGACTATGTTCATAGAATGGTCTCAGTTGGAATTTATGGTCCCAAATATATTCACCCAACTTTTACCACAGTTTTTATAGTTTTTGGTCATAACTACATTCCAGGAAAACTCACAATTTGTGAtataaaaaaaggggggaaaaaaatgcctccTGTTGTGTTTCAGCTGTGGGGAAAACATACATTTCTGCTTGAAAAGCCACAAGATCTAAACATTTCTTTGGTATCCTGTGACCCAGATTTTGAAGTGAAAATGGAAGaccaaagcaaaaatattaaagaggAGGAGCTGAAAACTGGTGAAATGGTCCGCCAACAATTCCTGTTTTCCATGCTTGGATGTAGGGAgatgcatttgtttgttttccttgttcaGATTAAAGTCTTAAAAACTAGCCAAGTAATGCAGTTCCATGTTACAACTCCTGATCCAGCTCCAAAATTAAGTGGAATTATCAGTAGGCCAAGGCACTTTCAAAACCGCAAAGAAATCAAGTCTGCACCTTTGCTTTTAATACCAACAGTTAAATATCcaaagtttcaaaataaatcatTGAATGTTAATACTTATGGAGTGGCTTTGAAAACTGTGTTACGTCAAAATAAGATTGACTATTtgttagaatattttaaagggGACACAATAGCACTTCTTGGTGAAGATAAAGTAAAAGCCATTGGACAAACTAAAATAAAGGAGTGGTATGTAGGCATTCTCAGAAGAAAGATTGGTCTTGTACATTGCAAAAACGTAAAAGTGATTTCCAAAGAACAAGCTATGGACACTGCTGATAGTGAGCTAACAACCAGGGATCTTGTTGAACAAATTGCATTACCATTCAAAAAACTGACTTACATCTACTCAGTAGTTCTGTCTACAGTATCAGAGAGTGTTTATGACTGGAGAGCTTTGGCTGAGGTGCTAGGATATTCACACATGTCTTTGGATGACTTTAATGAGGCACATGCTGATAAAGAATCAGAGAGAGTTGCGCATGTTGTGAAGAGGATGAAGGAAGACTGCcatgctaacaaaaaaaaaagactgtttctTTATGAGCTCATTGTT GCACTTTTGAAAATAGATTGCCAGGGATTAGTGGCACGTCTTACCCAGGACACCATCATTTTGACTTCAGCTGTCAAGCTTGGCAAATACTGGCGGGAGCTTGCAGAGAAGCTAGCCCGACTCACAAAGCAGCAAATCGAGGCTTATGAAGTACCCCACCAAGGGAAAAATGGTACAGTAGCTCTGGAG